The following nucleotide sequence is from Chloroflexota bacterium.
GGACGCCTGCGCGCCGGCGCCCAGCGACATCAGCGCGATCACGGCCGCCACGCCGATCACCATGCCCAGCACCGTAAGGCTGGTGCGCAGCTTGTTGGCGGCCAGCGCCCGCAGGGCCAGGCGCACGCCGTCCGCGAGGCTCATGGGCCGCTTTCCGCGCGAGTGGTGAGGTCGTCGGCGGCGACCGTCCCGTCCACCATGCGAATCACCCGCTGGGTGCGCTCGGCGACCGATGCCTCGTGCGTCACGATCAGCGTGGTGATGCGGCGCTCCTCGTTCAGGAGGACGAGCAGCTCCATGATTTCGTTGGCCGTGGCGGTGTCGAGGTTTCCGGTCGGCTCGTCGGCCAGGACCATGCTGGGATTGCCCACCAGGGCGCGCGCGATGGCCACGCGCTGCTGCTGCCCGCCGGAGAGCTCCGACGGCTTGTGGTGCATGCGGTCCTCCAGTCCGACGACGGCCAATGCCTCTTCCGCGCGTTGCCGCCGCTGGCGGTCGCGGGCGTAGAGCAGCGGCATCTCAACCTGCTCCAGCGCCGACATGCGCGCCAGCAGGTTGAACGATTGGAAGACGAAGCCGATCTTGCGGTTGCGGATGGCGGCTAGCGCGTCGTCGGACAGGTCGCCGACCAACTCCCCGTCGAGGAAATAGCTGCCTTCAGTGGGCGCATCCAGGCACCCGAGCAGATTGAGCAGTGTCGATTTACCCGAACCCGAGTGCCCCATGATGGCGACCATTTCGCCTTTGCCGATGTCAAAGGACACGCCGCGGAGGGCGTGCACGTCGATCGAGCCCATGTGATACGTCTTGACGAGGTCCTCGACGCGCACGACCGGAGGTGGGGCGCCGTTCTCCTGGGAACCGGCGTCCACTAGCCGCCGCCCCCGCCCGGACCGCCGCCGCCAGGACCGCGGAAGCCGCCGCCTCCGAACTGCCCGGGTCTGAACTGACCCGGCGTGAAGCCGGCCGGCAGCTGCGGTAGCTGGAATCCGGCAATGGCCGCGCCGGTGAGGACCACGGACTCGCCTTCGACCAGTCCCTCGGTCACCTCGACGAACAGCTCATCTTGCAGCCCGACCGTGACCGGTTGCTGCTGGATGACGCCGTCCGCGCCGAGCACGCTCACGAACGACCGGGGCCCAACCGTCTGGACGGCCTGCCGCGGGATGGCCAGGGCGCCGGGCGACTCGGCCAGCACGATTGAGACGTCGGCGGTGAGTCCACTCAGCAGACGAGGATCGGGCGAGGTGAAGCCGATTTCGACCGGGTACGTCACGAGTCCCTGCGATGCTTCGCCTTGCTGTCCGCGATGGATCACGGTGCCGGCGAAGACCGTGCCGCCGAGCGCCTCGAACTCGAGCCTCACCGATTGGCCCAGCTTGACGAGCCCGATGTCGGACTCATCCACGTTGACGAGCACGTGGATCGACGCCGCCTCGGCCAGGGTCACGACGGTTGCCGGCGCCGCCAGCCCCACTTGACCATTCACGTCGATCACGACTCCAGCAAACGGCGCCACGATGAGCGCATCGGCCAGGTCCTCTCGGGCGGCTGCCAGTCGCCGCTCGGCATCGGTCACGGCAAGTTTGCTTTGCTCAACGTCCAAGGCATCCGGCGGGGCCTGCGCGTCGTCCAGGGCCAACGCGGCTCGGCGCACGGCGTTCTCCGCCCGGAGAATCTCCAGGGCGGACGGTCCCTCCTGAAGTTCGTCCAACCGCGCGTTCGCGTCGGCCAGGGACAGCTCAGCCGCGCGTACGGCCTGTTCGGCGAGGCGGACGTCCGCCGGGTCGGGTCCCGCACGCAACTCGTCCAGACGCAGCCGGGCCGCCTCGAGCGACAGTTGCGCCGACGTCAGGCTCGCTTGCTCACGGAGCAGCTCGGCGGCGTCGGGGTCGGCGAGCAGGTCCTGCAAGCGCGCCTCGGCCGCGGTGACGCTGTGCGAGGCCACCACGATGGCGCTCTCCTGCGCGGCCACGTCGCTGTCCGACGCTCCGGCGCGCAATTCGTCCAATTCAGTCTCGGCGTCCGCGATTGCCTGTCGAGCCTCAACCACCGCGGCTTCCTCCACCGCGATCTCGACCTCGCTCGGTCCTTCGGTCAAGTCGGACAATCGTTCCTGGGCTGACGCCAGCGCCGCTCGCGTGGTCCTCACGGCAGCTGCCTGGGTCGCGATCTCAGTGGCCGACGGCCCCTCGATCAGCTCGCGCTGGTCGTCCTCGGCGTCGCGCAGCGTTCCTTCGGCCAGGGCGACGTTTGCCCGGGCCTCGGCAAGGTCTGCCTCGGTCGGAGCTTCCTGGAGCTCGTCCAACCGACGCTGCGCGGCGGCAAGGGCGCGCTCGCCGGCCGC
It contains:
- a CDS encoding ABC transporter ATP-binding protein codes for the protein MGSIDVHALRGVSFDIGKGEMVAIMGHSGSGKSTLLNLLGCLDAPTEGSYFLDGELVGDLSDDALAAIRNRKIGFVFQSFNLLARMSALEQVEMPLLYARDRQRRQRAEEALAVVGLEDRMHHKPSELSGGQQQRVAIARALVGNPSMVLADEPTGNLDTATANEIMELLVLLNEERRITTLIVTHEASVAERTQRVIRMVDGTVAADDLTTRAESGP
- a CDS encoding efflux RND transporter periplasmic adaptor subunit, translated to MSSLLRRAVVALLVVAVAGGVAAFLIIRLEVFQADEEAPPITASVERRDLVSTLAVIGNVEFGNTVGLGFGQSGTVQALHVETGQLVPAGTVLAQLDVVDLERAVDDAASSLQQAELQLAKLLRPADAADVERAELDAQEAQASLEDLRAPVSASDIAAAEAAVVSAQMNYDRTVKDLEDLQAGPSALDLVEAEGAIASAQASLASAELGFQALLEEPAVGEMADAQGAIESARSSLAGAKDALDTLLEDPSTSDVVNAELKIRSARAAYAEAEDQLATLRAGATPAEINEAAASVEAARASLAEAEEDLASLTADPTPEELTDAENAVHSAQAGLLQAQASLDTLADGPTESELQDARDQIATAQATLDGARRDAAEAPAKQIQIIAGAESSYESASATLISAYEAHGEAQFDEHTEHQIEAAAARVRAAEAGLKSAAQQLDEARAGPDYAALNEAIAAGERALAAAQRRLDELQEAPTEADLAEARANVALAEGTLRDAEDDQRELIEGPSATEIATQAAAVRTTRAALASAQERLSDLTEGPSEVEIAVEEAAVVEARQAIADAETELDELRAGASDSDVAAQESAIVVASHSVTAAEARLQDLLADPDAAELLREQASLTSAQLSLEAARLRLDELRAGPDPADVRLAEQAVRAAELSLADANARLDELQEGPSALEILRAENAVRRAALALDDAQAPPDALDVEQSKLAVTDAERRLAAAREDLADALIVAPFAGVVIDVNGQVGLAAPATVVTLAEAASIHVLVNVDESDIGLVKLGQSVRLEFEALGGTVFAGTVIHRGQQGEASQGLVTYPVEIGFTSPDPRLLSGLTADVSIVLAESPGALAIPRQAVQTVGPRSFVSVLGADGVIQQQPVTVGLQDELFVEVTEGLVEGESVVLTGAAIAGFQLPQLPAGFTPGQFRPGQFGGGGFRGPGGGGPGGGGG